The following are from one region of the Falco biarmicus isolate bFalBia1 chromosome 1, bFalBia1.pri, whole genome shotgun sequence genome:
- the SOX9 gene encoding transcription factor SOX-9, with amino-acid sequence MNLLDPFMKMTEEQDKCISDAPSPTMSDDSAGSPCPSGSGSDTENTRPQENTFPKGDPDLKKESDEDKFPVCIREAVSQVLKGYDWTLVPMPVRVNGSSKNKPHVKRPMNAFMVWAQAARRKLADQYPHLHNAELSKTLGKLWRLLNESEKRPFVEEAERLRVQHKKDHPDYKYQPRRRKSVKNGQSEQEEGSEQTHISPNAIFKALQADSPQSSSSISEVHSPGEHSGQSQGPPTPPTTPKTDAQPGKQDLKREGRPLQEGGRQPPHIDFRDVDIGELSSDVISNIETFDVNEFDQYLPPNGHPGVPATHGQPGQVTYTGSYGISSTSGSPAGAGHVWMSKQQPQPPQPPPQPQPQAQHGLPALSGEQGQAQQRTHIKTEQLSPSHYSEQQQHSPQQINYSSFNLQHYSSSYPTITRSQYDYTDHQNSSSYYSHAAGQSSSLYSTFTYMNPTQRPMYTPIADTSGVPSIPQTHSPQHWEQPVYTQLTRP; translated from the exons ATGAATCTCCTAGACCCTTTCatgaaaatgacagaagaaCAAGACAAATGTATCTCCgatgcccccagccccaccatgtCGGATGACTCGGCCGggtccccctgcccctctggaTCCGGCTCGGACACGGAGAACACCAGACCCCAAGAAAATACCTTCCCCAAGGGTGACCCAGACCTGAAGAAGGAGAGTGACGAGGACAAGTTCCCGGTGTGCATCCGAGAGGCAGTGAGCCAAGTGCTCAAGGGCTACGACTGGACCCTGGTCCCCATGCCGGTCCGGGTGAACGGATCCAGCAAAAACAAGCCCCACGTGAAGAGACCCATGAACGCCTTCATGGTGTGGGCACAGGCGGCCCGCAGGAAGCTGGCGGACCAGTACCCGCATCTGCACAATGCCGAGCTCAGCAAGACCCTGGGCAAGCTTTGGAG GCTGTTGAACGAGAGTGAGAAACGTCCCTTCGTGGAGGAGGCCGAGCGGCTGCGGGTGCAGCACAAGAAGGACCATCCCGACTACAAGTATCAGCCGCGGCGGAGAAAGTCGGTGAAGAATGGGCAGTCGGAGCAGGAGGAAGGCTCCGAGCAAACCCACATCTCCCCCAACGCCATCTTCAAGGCGCTGCAGGCGGACTCCCCGCAGTCGTCCTCCAGCATCAGCGAGGTGCACTCCCCCGGGGAGCACTCGG GGCAATCGCAGGgcccccccacgccccccaccacccccaagaCGGACGCGCAGCCGGGCAAGCAGGACCTGAAGCGGGAGGGTCGCCCTCTGCAAGAAGGTGGCCGGCAGCCGCCCCACATCGACTTCCGAGATGTGGACATCGGCGAACTCAGCAGCGACGTCATCTCCAACATCGAGACCTTTGACGTCAATGAGTTTGACCAATACCTACCCCCCAACGGCCACCCGGGGGTCCCGGCCACCCACGGGCAGCCTGGCCAGGTCACCTACACGGGCAGCTACGGCATCAGCAGCACGTCGGGCTCGCCCGCTGGGGCTGGCCACGTCTGGATGTCgaagcagcagccacagccgcCACagcccccgccgcagccccagCCGCAGGCACAGCATGGGCTGCCGGCGCTGAGCGGTGAGCAGGGCCAGGCGCAGCAGAGGACGCACATCAAGAcggagcagctcagccccagccacTACagcgagcagcagcagcactcccCGCAGCAGATCAACTACAGCTCCTTCAACCTCCAGCACTACAGCTCCTCCTACCCCACCATCACCCGCTCCCAGTACGACTACACCGACCACCAGAACTCCAGCTCCTACTACAGCCACGCCGCCggccagagcagcagcctctACTCCACCTTCACCTACATGAACCCCACGCAGCGCCCCATGTACACCCCCATTGCAGACACTTCTGGGGTCCCCTCCATTCCCCAGACCCACAGCCCACAGCACTGGGAACAGCCCGTCTACACACAGCTCACCAGACCCTAA